Proteins encoded by one window of Microcoleus sp. FACHB-68:
- a CDS encoding element excision factor XisI family protein, whose amino-acid sequence MKTVRLIGFNEDKIWVEYDGMDQEITKDLIAGGIPLERIILAFFPEEQTAATA is encoded by the coding sequence ATGAAGACAGTGCGTTTGATAGGATTTAATGAGGATAAGATTTGGGTGGAATATGACGGGATGGATCAGGAAATCACTAAAGACTTAATTGCCGGCGGCATTCCGCTAGAGCGAATTATTCTTGCATTTTTCCCTGAAGAGCAAACTGCTGCAACTGCTTGA
- a CDS encoding protein phosphatase 2C domain-containing protein — MTTSRFYTQLQQQISRWLNYGKKSGFTELELEKIILGSSLGKRSENQDRVLFFRVRFEESRKPAFAGIVLCDGMGGMASGGDCATLAISTFATSLARSNASSALTDKLRVAVKYTNEVVYKAYQGKGGATLSAVVCDEKDKWAAINVGDSRIYQVFDTGIVEQLTIDDTLENQLVNLNLPSPPPEFRQLLQYIGMGEGVEPRVIDLQPSSEVNWIVITSDGAHSLPKEIFQAVIVHAETSKNAVDRLIAISEWLGGKDNSTVAVLPLGKKLLIREQDSSSGYFEIWGIPGKAEFLSIIQDETRGIRNLTTLDKETTKDEGVAKKERNLSPKRQAKQKKQKDFEETALNDANGNKGNGEKIAPQLNIEFSQED, encoded by the coding sequence ATGACAACAAGTAGATTTTACACCCAACTCCAGCAGCAAATCTCTAGATGGCTAAATTATGGCAAAAAGTCTGGGTTCACTGAATTGGAGTTAGAGAAGATTATATTAGGAAGTTCTCTAGGCAAGCGGTCTGAGAACCAGGATCGCGTACTCTTCTTCAGAGTCAGATTTGAAGAATCTCGCAAACCTGCTTTCGCTGGAATCGTGCTTTGTGATGGGATGGGAGGTATGGCTAGTGGTGGAGACTGTGCAACTTTAGCGATTAGCACATTTGCAACATCTCTAGCCCGTAGTAATGCGTCGTCCGCGCTAACTGATAAGTTAAGAGTCGCTGTAAAATATACAAATGAAGTTGTTTACAAGGCTTATCAGGGAAAAGGAGGAGCAACCCTGTCGGCGGTTGTTTGTGATGAGAAAGATAAATGGGCAGCGATCAACGTAGGAGATAGCCGAATTTATCAAGTCTTCGATACTGGAATAGTAGAGCAACTAACTATTGATGACACTTTAGAGAATCAACTAGTCAATCTCAATCTTCCTTCTCCCCCACCTGAGTTTAGACAACTTTTACAGTATATTGGTATGGGTGAAGGTGTAGAGCCGCGAGTTATAGATCTGCAACCTTCTTCTGAAGTTAATTGGATTGTGATAACATCAGATGGCGCACACAGTCTTCCAAAAGAGATTTTTCAGGCAGTAATAGTTCATGCAGAAACATCTAAAAATGCAGTCGATCGACTGATTGCTATTTCAGAATGGCTTGGGGGTAAAGATAACTCTACAGTAGCCGTCCTTCCTCTTGGGAAGAAATTGCTTATTCGTGAGCAAGACTCTAGTTCAGGTTATTTTGAGATTTGGGGAATTCCTGGTAAAGCTGAATTTTTGAGCATTATACAAGATGAGACTCGTGGAATTAGAAACCTAACAACCTTAGATAAGGAAACTACCAAAGATGAGGGGGTTGCTAAAAAAGAGCGCAATTTATCACCAAAGAGACAAGCCAAGCAAAAAAAACAAAAAGATTTTGAAGAAACAGCTCTGAATGATGCAAATGGTAACAAAGGCAATGGAGAAAAAATTGCTCCACAGCTAAACATAGAATTTTCTCAGGAGGACTAA
- a CDS encoding ABC transporter ATP-binding protein encodes MASNSRRKLPKTVHPLKRLLHYGHPHRQQIRLATICSILNKTFDLAPPVLIGVAVDVVVKQEDSLLAQWGMKDIFGQFLILSILTVIIWILESVFEYAYARLWRNLGQTIQHELRLDAYSHIQELDIAYFEDRSTGGLMSILSDDINQLERFLDFGANEIIQVTTTVVIIGSVFFFVAPSVAWMAMLPMPFILWGSVAFQRLLAPRYAEVREKVSLLNGQLSNNLSGITTIKSFTAEQYEAKRIERESEAYRQSNRRAIKLSAAFVPLIRMIILVGFTALLLYGGMEAVAGKMSVGSYSVLVFLIQRLLWPLTRLGETFDQYQRAMASTTRVLNLLDTPIAIHPGDKPLPVALVRGEVELRNVTFAYRDRSPVIKNLSLHIPAGKTIAIVGSTGSGKSTLVKLLLRLYEIESGTITLDGIELSELNLKDLRQAIGLVSQDVFLFHGTVAENIAYGTFEATPAEIIEAAKVAEAHEFITQLPQGYETIVGERGQKLSGGQRQRLAIARAILKNPPILILDEATSAVDNETEAAIQRSLERITQNRTTIAIAHRLSTVRNADCIYVMEHGKLIEWGRHEQLLDQQGIYASLWRVQMGLR; translated from the coding sequence ATGGCATCCAACTCAAGACGGAAACTTCCAAAAACGGTGCATCCCCTTAAGCGTCTTCTACACTACGGACACCCACACCGGCAGCAAATCCGGCTAGCAACAATTTGCTCAATTCTTAACAAAACTTTTGACTTAGCACCCCCCGTTTTAATCGGTGTAGCCGTCGATGTCGTCGTCAAACAAGAGGATTCTCTGCTAGCTCAGTGGGGAATGAAAGATATCTTTGGACAATTTTTAATTCTTTCTATTCTGACGGTCATCATTTGGATACTCGAATCAGTCTTTGAATACGCTTACGCTCGACTTTGGCGGAATTTAGGTCAGACAATTCAGCACGAATTGCGCCTTGATGCCTACAGCCACATCCAGGAATTAGATATCGCTTATTTTGAAGATCGCAGCACCGGCGGCTTGATGTCTATTTTAAGTGATGATATCAACCAGCTAGAGCGTTTTCTCGATTTTGGAGCCAATGAAATCATCCAAGTCACCACAACGGTTGTCATCATTGGCAGTGTGTTCTTTTTCGTCGCGCCGAGTGTGGCTTGGATGGCGATGCTGCCGATGCCGTTTATCCTTTGGGGTTCCGTTGCGTTTCAACGCCTTCTCGCGCCTCGCTATGCCGAAGTGCGGGAAAAAGTGAGCTTGCTTAACGGACAACTGTCAAATAATTTATCCGGCATCACGACCATTAAAAGCTTTACTGCCGAACAATATGAAGCTAAACGTATTGAACGAGAAAGCGAAGCTTACCGCCAAAGTAACCGCCGTGCTATCAAACTTTCTGCGGCATTTGTTCCGTTAATTCGGATGATCATTTTGGTGGGATTTACGGCTTTGCTGCTTTATGGCGGGATGGAAGCGGTTGCCGGCAAAATGTCTGTCGGTTCTTATAGTGTGTTAGTCTTTCTTATCCAGCGATTATTGTGGCCGTTAACACGCTTGGGAGAGACGTTTGATCAATATCAAAGAGCAATGGCTTCAACCACGCGTGTGCTGAATTTACTCGACACTCCGATTGCAATTCATCCCGGTGACAAACCGTTGCCGGTTGCTTTAGTTCGGGGTGAAGTGGAGTTGCGAAATGTGACATTTGCTTACCGGGATCGTTCTCCGGTTATTAAAAATCTTTCTTTGCATATTCCTGCCGGCAAAACAATTGCAATTGTTGGTTCCACCGGCTCAGGGAAAAGCACTTTAGTAAAACTGCTGTTGCGGCTGTATGAAATTGAATCGGGAACGATTACCCTTGATGGTATTGAATTAAGCGAACTGAACTTAAAAGATTTGCGGCAAGCTATCGGGTTAGTCAGCCAGGATGTATTTTTATTTCACGGGACAGTTGCAGAAAATATTGCTTATGGCACCTTTGAAGCAACGCCGGCAGAAATTATAGAAGCCGCAAAAGTTGCAGAAGCCCATGAATTTATTACGCAACTTCCTCAAGGTTATGAAACAATTGTAGGGGAACGAGGGCAGAAATTATCCGGCGGCCAACGACAGCGACTTGCCATCGCCCGCGCCATTCTCAAAAACCCACCGATTCTCATTTTGGATGAAGCGACCTCGGCAGTGGATAATGAGACAGAAGCGGCAATTCAACGATCACTCGAACGCATTACCCAAAATCGCACAACAATTGCGATCGCCCATCGCCTTTCCACCGTTCGCAATGCCGATTGCATTTATGTCATGGAGCATGGCAAATTAATAGAGTGGGGCCGGCATGAACAACTGCTCGATCAACAGGGAATTTATGCAAGTCTCTGGCGTGTGCAAATGGGTTTAAGATGA
- a CDS encoding serine/threonine-protein kinase, which yields MNDDQIHNIGEQIDNRYKILCFVGEGGMQQVYRALDLVLNREVALKVPKNKSAKKRFKSSAVVSAKVNHPNVAKTLDYLEIGSTSYLIEEFISGKDLKEGIVQQLQFVDPYLTAKILHYLAKGVAASHHAGVIHRDLKPSNVMVSGDFNLSEIKITDFGIAKMAKEEIIDAVERGDASTAASSTVVGALPYMAPEMIQDSRNAGKPSDVWAMGAMMYELISGQKPFGFGLNAVPNILAATPPPKPSYIENNSQFKSLGSELYKVILSCLNKNPEERPNADQLVQKCENLCYPVVERKTGKFIYKHPEWNWGTIQSDDGQTIFVHFDSVYGSKPTIGSRVCFSAFPGSPNPRAHPVVLMRGVNTNV from the coding sequence ATGAACGACGATCAAATTCATAACATTGGCGAGCAAATAGATAATCGTTATAAAATTCTTTGCTTTGTTGGCGAAGGTGGAATGCAGCAGGTTTATCGTGCATTGGATTTGGTACTTAATAGAGAAGTTGCTCTAAAAGTTCCTAAAAACAAATCTGCGAAAAAACGGTTTAAGAGCAGTGCGGTAGTGAGCGCTAAAGTCAATCATCCAAATGTAGCGAAGACTCTAGACTATCTAGAAATTGGCTCAACTTCTTATTTAATCGAAGAATTTATATCAGGTAAGGATCTAAAGGAAGGGATAGTTCAACAACTACAATTCGTCGATCCATATCTGACTGCAAAAATTCTGCACTATTTGGCTAAAGGTGTTGCTGCTTCTCATCACGCAGGTGTAATCCATCGCGATCTCAAGCCAAGTAATGTGATGGTGTCAGGAGATTTCAATCTCTCAGAGATCAAGATTACAGATTTCGGTATTGCTAAAATGGCTAAAGAAGAAATTATAGATGCTGTTGAGAGAGGTGATGCTTCCACTGCTGCTTCCTCAACAGTAGTAGGGGCACTACCATATATGGCACCTGAAATGATCCAAGACTCTCGGAATGCAGGTAAGCCATCAGATGTGTGGGCGATGGGAGCAATGATGTATGAACTAATAAGTGGTCAAAAGCCTTTTGGATTCGGGTTAAATGCTGTTCCCAATATCCTTGCAGCTACACCTCCTCCGAAACCCAGCTACATCGAAAATAATTCTCAATTTAAGTCTCTAGGGAGTGAATTGTATAAAGTAATTCTCTCATGTTTAAATAAAAATCCCGAAGAACGTCCCAATGCGGATCAGTTAGTACAAAAATGTGAAAACTTATGCTATCCGGTTGTTGAGAGAAAGACTGGTAAATTTATATATAAGCACCCCGAATGGAATTGGGGTACAATTCAGAGCGATGACGGACAAACTATTTTTGTCCATTTCGATAGTGTTTATGGCAGTAAACCAACGATTGGTAGTAGAGTTTGCTTTTCTGCATTTCCAGGTTCACCTAATCCCCGCGCACATCCCGTTGTTCTGATGCGGGGAGTTAATACAAATGTATGA
- a CDS encoding serine/threonine-protein kinase, translating to MSNGIPPRYVPTGKEFCGGMGEILICTDTNLDRDVAIKFIQDVTDQRRLFDEIAALQKIRSKNVVQIFDVFVNEGSTRRIGIVQEYIPGEDLMSLTGKETLSKDQYLKVLYQIASGISDIHTQGLIHRDIKPNNMKFDGENILKIFDFGLARFTGKNDSTLGFCGTPGFAAPELYQSGFVSFTKAVDTYAFGVTALYLSGTEIPQSLLKIPPGFTPPPPSFASLSIGIPNRLASMLDLTLSEDPVNRPAMAEVRDLMGKYLLFGKHRALVMKGTHEYILEKVNQIVKLDSPGYGSLRIKYDGLDFLIESVNGAIFVNNKSVFQGQQLPKDCVITIGSSSDGVSRLFITFDISNPEVVL from the coding sequence ATGTCTAATGGTATTCCACCTCGCTATGTTCCAACAGGAAAAGAATTTTGTGGAGGAATGGGAGAGATTTTAATCTGCACAGACACAAATCTTGATCGAGATGTTGCTATTAAATTTATTCAGGATGTCACAGATCAACGTAGACTGTTTGATGAAATAGCTGCTTTGCAAAAAATAAGGTCAAAAAATGTCGTTCAAATTTTTGACGTTTTTGTAAATGAAGGTAGTACACGACGTATAGGTATAGTACAAGAATATATACCAGGAGAGGATTTAATGTCTCTTACTGGGAAAGAGACATTATCAAAAGATCAATATTTAAAAGTCCTTTATCAGATAGCATCGGGGATTAGTGATATCCACACGCAAGGATTAATTCATCGTGATATCAAGCCCAATAATATGAAATTTGATGGAGAAAACATCCTTAAAATATTTGATTTTGGATTAGCCAGATTTACAGGAAAAAATGACTCAACTCTAGGATTTTGTGGAACTCCGGGTTTCGCTGCACCGGAATTATATCAGTCCGGTTTTGTTTCCTTTACAAAGGCTGTAGATACTTATGCTTTTGGTGTGACTGCGTTGTACCTGTCGGGAACAGAAATTCCACAATCTTTATTAAAAATTCCTCCTGGTTTTACTCCTCCTCCTCCCAGTTTTGCCTCTCTCTCTATCGGGATTCCTAACAGACTGGCAAGTATGCTTGATCTAACACTATCAGAAGATCCAGTAAATAGACCTGCAATGGCAGAAGTCAGAGATCTGATGGGTAAATATCTTTTATTTGGCAAGCATCGAGCACTTGTTATGAAAGGAACACATGAATATATCCTTGAAAAGGTGAATCAAATCGTAAAATTAGATTCCCCAGGATATGGTTCACTTCGTATCAAATATGACGGTTTAGATTTCTTGATTGAGTCCGTTAATGGAGCAATTTTTGTAAACAATAAATCTGTGTTCCAAGGTCAACAACTCCCTAAAGATTGCGTAATTACTATTGGTTCTTCTAGCGATGGAGTTTCAAGGTTATTCATAACGTTCGATATATCGAATCCAGAGGTGGTTTTATGA
- a CDS encoding class I SAM-dependent methyltransferase: protein MTEWYKEDLAFIHDVGFSDYALKSAAGILEILHQRHIRSGLVVDLGCGTGLWTQELAKADYQVLGVDISEAAIAIARTRVPNAEFRVESLFKTGIPPCNAVTAISECLNYLFDPDNQRETLNQLFHRIYHALIPGGVLVFDIIELGDVPVEMTKGFKEGKDWIVLVEKEEDHDLAILTRKIITFRKIGEYYRRDDEVHRQRLYKEEDIVTELSQVGFQVQTMRSYGQYTLPQGRVAFVAGKPG, encoded by the coding sequence ATGACAGAGTGGTACAAAGAAGACCTCGCATTTATTCATGACGTTGGTTTCAGTGACTACGCGCTTAAATCTGCTGCCGGCATCTTAGAAATTCTGCATCAGCGCCATATCCGGTCAGGTTTAGTCGTCGATTTGGGGTGCGGAACCGGCTTATGGACGCAAGAACTTGCAAAAGCTGACTATCAAGTTTTGGGAGTTGATATCTCGGAAGCTGCCATCGCCATTGCCCGAACAAGAGTCCCCAATGCCGAATTTCGGGTTGAGTCGTTATTCAAAACCGGCATCCCACCCTGCAATGCTGTCACCGCTATCAGTGAATGTCTTAACTATCTATTCGATCCAGATAATCAGCGCGAAACCTTAAATCAACTCTTCCACCGCATTTATCACGCCTTAATTCCTGGGGGTGTTTTGGTCTTCGATATTATTGAATTAGGAGACGTGCCGGTGGAAATGACAAAGGGATTTAAGGAAGGAAAAGATTGGATCGTGCTAGTGGAAAAAGAGGAAGATCACGACCTGGCAATTTTAACACGCAAGATTATTACCTTTCGCAAAATTGGAGAATATTACAGACGGGATGACGAAGTCCACCGGCAGCGATTATACAAAGAGGAAGATATTGTAACAGAACTTTCTCAAGTGGGTTTTCAGGTTCAAACAATGCGGAGTTATGGGCAATATACTTTGCCCCAAGGTCGTGTAGCATTCGTTGCCGGTAAACCAGGATGA
- the panB gene encoding 3-methyl-2-oxobutanoate hydroxymethyltransferase translates to MSVTIQQLIQWKQQGRPIVALTAWDYPVAQLLDEAGVDLILVGDSLAMVALGYETTLPVTLEEMMHHAKAVRRGVKKALVVVDLPFLTYQESPQQAMHSAGRILKETGANAVKLEGGYDAIAQTVYRLVQAGIPVMGHVGLTPQSVHQLGYRQQGKTPEAGERILLEAIALEQAGAFAIVLEHIPAELAAQISKRLVIPTIGIGAGPDCDGQVLVTADLLGLSSRQPPFAKSYANLRQVIGKAVRDFSVEVREHQFPESGH, encoded by the coding sequence ATGAGCGTCACCATCCAGCAATTAATTCAATGGAAACAACAAGGGCGTCCAATCGTAGCGCTGACGGCATGGGATTATCCTGTGGCGCAACTGCTGGATGAGGCCGGTGTTGATTTAATTTTGGTTGGGGATTCTCTGGCGATGGTTGCGTTGGGCTACGAAACGACGCTGCCGGTGACGCTGGAGGAGATGATGCACCACGCCAAAGCTGTGCGGCGGGGCGTAAAAAAAGCCTTAGTCGTGGTGGATTTGCCGTTTTTGACGTACCAAGAAAGCCCCCAGCAAGCGATGCACTCTGCCGGCAGGATACTCAAGGAAACAGGGGCGAATGCGGTGAAGTTGGAGGGGGGATATGATGCGATCGCACAAACAGTTTATCGCTTAGTGCAAGCCGGCATCCCGGTGATGGGTCATGTCGGGTTAACGCCGCAGTCTGTGCATCAACTAGGCTACCGGCAGCAGGGTAAGACTCCAGAAGCCGGTGAGCGGATTTTATTAGAAGCGATCGCACTGGAACAAGCCGGTGCCTTTGCGATTGTATTAGAGCATATCCCAGCCGAGTTAGCGGCCCAAATCTCCAAACGCCTGGTTATTCCCACGATTGGCATTGGTGCAGGGCCAGATTGTGATGGCCAAGTCCTTGTGACAGCAGATTTATTAGGACTTTCCAGCCGGCAACCCCCCTTTGCCAAGTCTTACGCGAATCTTCGGCAGGTGATCGGTAAGGCTGTGCGGGATTTTTCCGTTGAAGTCCGAGAACACCAATTTCCAGAGTCGGGACACTAA
- a CDS encoding alpha/beta hydrolase codes for MSTFLPPEFKNLTEPSSIALAQSIERQEIATPLSEQPIPTSFIRQGAGGTPILLLHGFDSSVFEFRRLLPLLAEKHETWAVDLLGFGFTDRLAGISVSPTAIKTHLYYFWKTLIQKPVILVGVSMGGAAAIDFTLSHPDAVKKLILIDSAGFANGPKGGKYLIPPLGYLATEFLRNPKVRQRISRTAYFDETLASVDAALCAALHLKMPRWNQGLIAFTKSGGYSSFRDKLEHIMQQTLILWGENDRILGTTDAEKFKQSIPHSELIWIKNCGHVPHLEQPQITTQHILEYVEKSE; via the coding sequence ATGTCTACCTTCTTACCTCCTGAATTTAAAAACTTAACTGAACCCTCCTCGATTGCTCTGGCGCAGAGCATTGAGCGTCAGGAAATCGCCACTCCCTTGAGTGAGCAACCGATCCCCACAAGTTTTATCCGTCAGGGTGCCGGCGGTACGCCTATTTTGTTGTTACATGGCTTTGATAGCTCTGTATTTGAGTTTCGCCGGCTGCTACCTTTACTGGCTGAAAAACACGAAACATGGGCGGTTGATTTGTTGGGTTTTGGCTTTACAGATCGATTAGCAGGAATTTCAGTTTCCCCAACAGCCATTAAAACTCACCTCTATTATTTTTGGAAAACTTTAATCCAGAAACCCGTTATTTTGGTGGGGGTTTCGATGGGAGGAGCTGCTGCCATTGATTTTACGCTCTCTCATCCGGATGCGGTTAAGAAGTTAATTTTAATTGATAGTGCCGGGTTTGCAAATGGCCCAAAAGGGGGAAAATATTTGATTCCGCCTCTAGGTTATTTAGCCACAGAATTTTTGCGAAATCCTAAAGTGCGGCAGCGCATTAGTCGCACGGCTTACTTTGATGAAACATTGGCTTCTGTTGATGCGGCGCTTTGTGCAGCTTTGCACCTGAAAATGCCTCGATGGAATCAAGGACTGATTGCTTTTACAAAAAGTGGAGGCTACAGTTCTTTTCGGGATAAACTCGAACATATTATGCAGCAAACGCTGATTTTGTGGGGAGAAAATGACCGAATTTTAGGCACGACTGATGCAGAAAAATTTAAGCAATCGATTCCACACAGTGAGTTAATTTGGATTAAAAATTGCGGTCATGTTCCTCACCTCGAACAGCCACAAATCACCACTCAGCACATTTTAGAATACGTCGAAAAGTCTGAGTGA